Proteins from one Gossypium raimondii isolate GPD5lz chromosome 8, ASM2569854v1, whole genome shotgun sequence genomic window:
- the LOC105791340 gene encoding GDSL esterase/lipase At4g10955 — translation MASEREVFGLSGPLHLTNIDWNNAHHRRSVAASLVEGVYILERDRQEKREGSQALAPPWWEFFHFKLVRKLIDDVDFCIFGAIYEYKPPSSHCNDSIVSIDGNPRYVIAFRGTITKPDSFTRDFELDIHIMRNGLHQTSRFEIGMQAVRNMVGTVGASNVWLAGHSLGAAMAMLAGKTMAKMGNFLEAFLFNPPYLSAPIERIKDKKVKHGIRIAGSVITAGLALAARGKNPRSRSEDPFSALSAWTPSLCVNPADHLCSEYIGYFEHRKKMEEIGAGAIERLATQHSLGGLFMSVVGKGVEAAEPLHLLPSANLTVNLSPSNDFKQAHGIHQWWRPDLSLKCSLYKFK, via the exons ATGGCCTCTGAGAGGGAAGTTTTTGGTCTTTCGGGTCCATTACACCTAACCAATATAGATTG GAATAATGCACATCATCGAAGGTCAGTAGCAGCCAGTTTGGTTGAGGGTGTGTATATCTTGGAGCGAGACCGTCAGGAAAAACGTGAAGGTTCTCAAGCATTGGCTCCTCCCTGGTGGGAGTTCTTTCATTTTAAGTTGGTTCGTAAGCTGATCGATGATGTTGATTTTTGCATCTTTGGTGCTATTTACGAGTATAAGCCTCCATCGTCTCATTGTAATGACTCAATAGTCTCAATTGATGGAAATCCCCGCTATGTGATTGCGTTCCGAGGTACCATAACTAAACCAGACTCCTTCACAAGAGACTTTGAGTTGGATATCCACATAATGCGAAATGGACTCCACCAGACATCTCGCTTTGAGATTGGCATGCAAGCTGTTCGAAACATGGTTGGTACTGTAGGTGCTTCGAATGTCTGGTTAGCGGGCCATTCCCTTGGGGCAGCTATGGCAATGCTGGCTGGAAAAACTATGGCTAAGATGGGAAACTTTTTGGAAGCTTTCCTCTTCAATCCCCCATACTTATCTGCCCCAATTGAGAGAATCAAAGATAAGAAAGTAAAACATGGAATTCGAATTGCTGGCAGTGTAATCACAGCAGGACTTGCTCTTGCTGCAAGGGGTAAGAATCCTAGGAGTCGATCTGAAGATCCATTCTCCGCTTTGTCTGCGTGGACACCATCTCTATGTGTAAATCCTGCAGACCACCTATGCTCCGAGTACATTGGTTATTTTGAGCACCGAAAAAAGATGGAAGAGATTGGAGCTGGGGCTATTGAGAGGTTAGCAACCCAGCATTCATTGGGAGGTCTATTTATGAGTGTCGTAGGAAAGGGTGTGGAAGCCGCGGAACCACTGCATCTGCTTCCTTCTGCAAATTTGACAGTGAATCTGAGTCCTTCCAATGATTTCAAGCAAGCCCATGGGATCCACCAATGGTGGAGACCTGACCTGAGCTTGAAGTGCAGTCTTTACAAGTTCAAATAG
- the LOC105791338 gene encoding dynamin-related protein 5A, with product MDNLISLVNKIQRACTALGDHGEASALPTLWDSLPAIAVVGGQSSGKSSVLESVVGKDFLPRGSGIVTRRPLVLQLHKSDEGTREYAEFLHLPRKRFTDFAAVRKEIQDETDRETGRTKQISSVPIHLSIFSPNVVNLTLVDLPGLTKVAVEGQPESIVQDIENMVRSYIEKPNCIILAISPANQDLATSDAIKISREVDPTGERTLGVLTKIDLMDKGTDAVDILEGKSYRLKFPWVGVVNRSQADINKNVDMIAARRREREYFASTPEYRHLAHRMGSEHLAKMLSKHLETVIKSRIPGIQSLINKTIVELETELSRLGRPIAADAGGKLYSIMEICRLFDQNFREHLDGVRSGGDKVYNVFDNQLPAALKRLQFDRQLSMENIKKLITEADGYQPHLIAPEQGYRRLIESTLVTIRGPAEAAVDAVHSILKDLVHKAISETPELKQYPGLRVEVGNAAIESLDRMRDQSKKAALQLVDMECCYLTVEFFRKLPQDVEKGGNPTQSIFDRYHETYLRRIGTTVLSYVNMVCATLRHSIPKSIVYCQVREAKRSLLDFFYTELGKLEQKRLSALLNEDPAVMERRSALAKRLELYRSAQAEIDTVAWSK from the exons atggataATTTGATTTCTCTGGTGAACAAGATTCAAAGAGCTTGCACTGCTCTTGGTGATCATGGAGAGGCAAGCGCCTTGCCTACTCTTTGGGATTCCTTACCGGCGATCGCCGTCGTTGGTGGTCAG AGTTCAGGGAAATCTTCGGTGTTGGAAAGCGTTGTCGGCAAGGATTTTTTACCTCGTGGATCCG GTATTGTTACTCGTAGACCTCTGGTGTTACAGCTTCATAAAAGTGATGAAGGAACCAGAGAATATGCTGAGTTTCTTCACCTTCCTAGAAAAAGATTTACCGATTTTG CTGCTGTTAGGAAGGAGATTCAAGATGAGACGGATAGAGAAACTGGGCGAACTAAACAAATATCTAGTGTTCCAATTCATCTTAGTATATTTTCTCCCAACG TTGTCAATTTGACTCTGGTTGACCTTCCTGGTCTGACGAAGGTAGCTGTTG AGGGTCAACCTGAAAGCATTGTACAAGATATCGAGAACATGGTTCGATCCTACATTGAGAAG CCCAACTGTATAATCTTGGCAATTTCACCTGCTAATCAAGATCTGGCTACATCAGATGCAATTAAAATTTCACGTGAGGTGGACCCTACAG GGGAGAGGACTTTGGGTGTCTTGACAAAGATTGATCTGATGGATAAGGGCACTGATGCAGTTGAT ATACTGGAAGGAAAATCTTATCGGCTGAAATTTCCTTGGGTTGGTGTTGTGAATCGCTCACAAGCAGATATTAATAAGAACGTTGACATGATTGCTGCTCGGCGTAGAGAGCGCGAATATTTTGCTAGTACCCCTGAGTATAGGCACCTTGCTCACAGAATGGGATCCGAGCATCTCGCTAAGATGCTCTCAAAG CATTTGGAAACTGTAATCAAGTCCAGAATTCCAGGCATTCAGTCCcttattaataaaacaattgtTGAACTTGAAACTGAATTGAGTCGTCTTGGAAGGCCTATTGCTGCTGATGCAGGC GGAAAGTTGTACTCAATCATGGAGATATGCCGTCTTTTTGACCAAAACTTCCGAGAACATCTGGATGGCGT GCGTTCTGGTGGTGATAAGGTTtacaatgtttttgacaaccaACTTCCTGCTGCTTTGAAAAGGTTGCAATTTGACAGGCAACTATCTATGGAGAATATTAAGAAGCTCATTACTGAAGCCGATGGTTATCAACCACATTTAATAGCTCCCGAACAAGGATATCGTCGTTTGATTGAATCTACTCTAGTTACTATCAGAGGTCCAGCGGAGGCTGCTGTTGATGCG GTTCATTCCATTTTGAAGGATCTGGTTCACAAGGCTATCAGTGAGACTCCA GAATTAAAGCAGTACCCTGGTCTCCGAGTAGAGGTTGGAAATGCTGCAATCGAGTCTCTTGACAGAATGAGGGATCAGAGCAAGAAAGCAGCACTTCAACTGGTTGATATGGAATGTTGTTACCTTACAGTTGAATTCTTCCGAAAGCTTCCTCAAGATGTTGAGAAAGGTGGCAACCCTACGCAATCAATATTTGACAGATACCATGAAACATACCTGAGGAGAATAG GAACAACTGTTTTGTCCTATGTTAATATGGTTTGCGCCACTTTGCGCCACTCGATTCCGAAGTCCATTGTTTACTGTCAAGTCCGTGAAGCTAAAAGAAGCCTGCTTGACTTCTTCTACACTGAGTTGGGTAAACTGGAG CAAAAACGATTGTCGGCATTGTTGAACGAGGATCCAGCAGTCATGGAGCGACGCAGTGCTCTCGCAAAGAGGCTGGAATTATACCGGAGTGCTCAAGCAGAAATTGATACAGTTGCTTGGTCCAAGTAG
- the LOC105791339 gene encoding UDP-glucose 4-epimerase GEPI48, whose product MSKNILVTGGAGYIGSHTVLQLLLGGYKVVVADNLENSSAVAIKRVEELAGQFGRNLSFRQVDLRDRSVIQKLFAETKFDAVIHFAGLKAVGESVEKPLLYYDNNVIGTITLLEVMAAHGCKNLVFSSSATVYGWPKEVPCTEESPLSAVNPYGRTKLFIEEICRDVHHSDPEWKIILLRYFNPVGAHPSGHIGEDPRGIPNNLMPFVQQVAVGRRPALTVFGNDYATKDGTGVRDYIHVVDLADGHIAALRKLSDPKIGCEVYNLGTGKGTSVLEMVAAFERASGKKIPLVMAGRRAGDAEIVYASTKKAERELNWRARYGIEEMCRDQWNWASKNPYGYGSPESNGVMK is encoded by the exons ATGTCGAAGAACATTCTGGTGACCGGAGGAGCCGGTTATATAGGGAGCCACACAGTGTTGCAGTTGCTTTTAGGCGGATACAAAGTGGTCGTCGCTGATAATCTGGAAAATTCCTCCGCGGTTGCTATCAAAAGAGTTGAAGAACTCGCCGGTCAATTCGGCAGAAACCTTTCTTTTCGCCAG GTGGACCTTAGGGATAGATCAGTAATCCAAAAACTTTTTGCTGAGACAAA GTTTGATGCTGTGATTCACTTTGCTGGACTAAAAGCGGTCGGTGAAAGTGTAGAGAAACCATTGCTCTATTATGACAACAATGTCATTGGGACAATCACCCTGTTGGAAGTCATGGCTGCACATGGATGTAAAAAT cTTGTATTTTCTTCATCTGCTACTGTTTATGGCTGGCCAAAGGAGGTTCCATGTACAGAAGAGTCCCCCCTGTCTGCAGTGAATCCTTATGGACGGACGAAG CTTTTCATAGAAGAAATTTGTCGTGATGTCCATCATTCTGATCCTGAATGGAAGATCATACTTCTAAGGTATTTTAATCCAGTTGGTGCACATCCTAGTGGCCATATAGGTGAGGATCCCCGGGGTATTCCAAATAATCTCATGCCTTTTGTGCAACAAGTTGCTGTCGGGAGGCGACCAGCATTGACAGTTTTTGGAAATGATTATGCCACAAAGGATGGTACTGGG GTACGTGATTATATTCACGTTGTTGATTTAGCAGATGGGCACATTGCTGCATTACGTAAATTATCTGATCCAAAAATAG GTTGTGAGGTCTACAACTTAGGAACAGGTAAAGGAACATCAGTATTGGAGATGGTTGCTGCTTTTGAAAGGGCATCTGGGAAG AAAATTCCTCTTGTAATGGCGGGACGTCGAGCCGGTGATGCAGAAATTGTTTATGCTTCAACCAAAAAAGCGGAACGGGAGTTGAATTGGAG GGCAAGGTACGGCATTGAAGAAATGTGCAGGGATCAATGGAACTGGGCCAGCAAGAATCCATATGGATATGGATCTCCTGAGTCAAACGGAGTGATGAAGTGA